In Arachis stenosperma cultivar V10309 chromosome 1, arast.V10309.gnm1.PFL2, whole genome shotgun sequence, one DNA window encodes the following:
- the LOC130978314 gene encoding uncharacterized protein LOC130978314: protein MKDILSHKKDWKEAEKVLLTEECSSVIQKSLPEELKDPRGFMIPCTLGDAYTKTTLCDLGASINLIPASLIKRLCLTHKVKPTRICLQLDDGSVKHPSSVIKDMIVRVGPFNFPTNFVVLEMDEHKSAFLILGRPFLATGRTLIDIQKGEVTLRVNEDKFVLNVVKAMQHPDTLDECMSIDIIDFLVEEVNMAERLEEVLNDFFYDAQPDLKEPKEIKEPLETPKEEDKWCTKL from the coding sequence atgaaagacatcttaagtcataagaaagaTTGGAAAGAGGCAGAAAAAGTGCTCCTTACTGAAGAATGCAGTTCAGTAATCCAAAAGAGCTTACCGGAGGAACTCAAAGATCCTAGGGgctttatgataccctgcacCTTAGGGGATGCCTATACAAAGACaaccctatgtgatcttggagcaagtattaacctaatacctgcatcacTAATAAAGAGACTCTGTTTAACTCACAAAGTTAAACCTACCCgcatatgtcttcaacttgatgatggCTCTGTTAAGCATCCATCAAGCGTGATTAAGGACATGATTGTTAGGGTTGGACCCTTTAATTTCCCCACAAATTTTGTGGTACTGGAAATGGACGAACACAAGAGTGCGTTCCTTatcctaggaagacccttcctagctacaGGACGGACCCTCATTGATATTCagaaaggggaagtaaccctgagagtcaatgaggataaGTTCGTGctaaatgttgtcaaagccatgcagcatccagacactcTAGATGAATGCATGAGTATTGATATCATCGATTTCCTGGTGGAAGAAGTGAATATGGCTGAGAGACTTGAAGAAGTACTGAACGACTTTTTTTATGATGCTCAGCCTGATTTAAAGGAGCCAAAGGAAATAAAGGAGCCTCTGGAAACTCCTAAGGAAGAGGacaagtggtgcacgaaattgtga